In a single window of the Salvelinus namaycush isolate Seneca chromosome 6, SaNama_1.0, whole genome shotgun sequence genome:
- the LOC120049274 gene encoding leukotriene B4 receptor 1-like, with the protein MRKSSISSPLVLRLSLSVSLSVSVSLSQFCRSFSIPTLRMESTAWNTTIYFSTNSSAPNPSIPYSVGISFLLVAMAMGLPGNLLVVWTILFCLSRRSIASLLILQLSAADALVLLSAPFFIHQLFKGRVWEFGEIMCKLLHYVCGINMYLSILLITLMGVDRLLGVLHPFWSQRVRTKSRLFPIMGVVWALAMVLPTPQLVYRQVRKGECTTHHPGPAHQVFHYSLETVTAFLVPFSIMTFCYLRIAHTLASSRVHWHHRSYRKTNRLIALIVVTFALLWAPYHLVNILQVGAVLSGSSTDLLLFCLRARTVVIAVAYLSSAVNPLLYAMAGSCSGSSLTIYGSSSRCVGGMAQLLEGMASNMDRMASNMRAKHDGSGREKEKEDWGGGKPEGEVEEMTMVPGKREVEKEDEEAEQEKEMTIVPGGKKEEEGN; encoded by the exons ATGAGAAAATCATCTATTTCCTCACCACTTGTTttacgtctctctctgtctgtctcgctctctgtctctgtctctctttctcaattctgTCGCTCTTTCTCAATTCCGACTCTCAGGATGGAATCCACAGCATGGAATACCACCATTTACTTCTCTACCAACTCATCCGCTCCCAACCCATCCATCCCTTATTCTGTTGGAATCTCCTTTCTCCTGGTTGCTATGGCCATGGGTCTCCCCGGAAACCTCCTAGTGGTTTGGACCATACTATTCTGCCTGAGTCGCCGTTCCATCGCGTCCCTCTTGATCCTCCAGCTATCGGCCGCTGACGCACTCGTGCTGCTCTCCGCACCCTTCTTCATTCACCAGCTCTTCAAGGGCAGAGTCTGGGAGTTTGGAGAGATAATGTGTAAGCTCCTGCATTACGTCTGTGGCATCAACATGTACCTCAGCATCCTATTGATTACCTTGATGGGCGTCGACCGACTCCTTGGCGTGCTACACCCCTTCTGGTCCCAGCGCGTCCGGACGAAGTCGAGGCTCTTTCCTATCATGGGTGTGGTGTGGGCGTTGGCTATGGTGCTGCCCACTCCTCAGCTTGTGTACCGACAGGTCCGAAAGGGGGAGTGTACCACGCATCACCCCGGGCCCGCCCACCAG GTGTTCCACTATTCCCTAGAAACAGTTACTGCGTTCCTGGTCCCCTTCAGCATCATGACGTTCTGCTACTTACGCATCGCTCATACCTTAGCGTCCAGCCGTGTCCACTGGCACCACCGCTCCTACAGGAAGACCAACCGCCTCATCGCACTGATAGTCGTGACTTTCGCCCTCTTGTGGGCTCCGTACCACCTGGTCAACATCCTGCAA GTGGGGGCCGTTCTCTCCGGGTCTTCCACggatttgctgttgttctgtctgAGAGCTAGGACAGTGGTCATAGCTGTAGCTTACCTCAGCAGTGCTGTCAACCCTCTGCTCTATGCCATGGCCGGCTCCTGCTCTGGCTCCTCCCTCACAATCTATGGCTCATCCTCCAGGTGTGTGGGGGGCATGGCACAGCTGCTTGAGGGGATGGCCTCCAACATGGACAGGATGGCCTCCAACATGAGAGCAAAGCATGATGGTAgcggtagagagaaagagaaggaggactGGGGAGGTGGGAAACCAGAGGGAGAGGTAGAAGAGATGACAATGGTTCCAGggaaaagagaggtggagaaggaggaCGAGGAGGCAGAACAAGAAAAAGAGATGACAATAGTTCCAGGGggaaaaaaggaggaggagggaaactAA
- the LOC120049018 gene encoding leukotriene B4 receptor 1-like: MAHNQSTPLRLPSNFSLPQIIPPSLTNPSSSLHPFSSSTSPSLFLSTSIHILNTTNTSVFGGIIVGNTTSTTVGALILCLVLLLGLPGNLFIIWSILARARRRSVTTLLILNLAVADGSLMALTPFFVIYLVKKTWVFGNIMCKILFYLCLANMYASIQLIMLMSLHRLVAVVWPKRVAALAGRKAVLRGVLVLWTMVLVASIPALLFRDVKNTAHPNGKSRVVCESLHKQQSHVVLQYTLETVLGFVVPYGVIIGSYICILRRIRQTRFRRRIRSENLILAIVVTFGVFWLPYHVINIVQVAAALSPKDSALKARLDPIWQTSRAVTSALAFISSCANPVLYTFVGKSYIRRDGFAFMARLFEGTTQDSGTRKSRQNSQNSRERDGDAKEVGLKEKEGDLESTTSSNVMSPVCVKSVKNGKPGPIPT; this comes from the exons ATGGCCCACAACCAAAGCACTCCCCTTCGCCTCCCGTCCAACTTCTCCCTCCCCCaaatcatccctccatccctcacaaacccctcctcatcccttcatccGTTCTCCTCCTCTACATCCCCCTCCCTGTTCCTGTCCACCTCCATCCACATCCTGAACACCACCAACACGTCTGTTTTCGGGGGAATCATTGTGGGTAATACCACCTCCACGACAGTAGGGGCTCTCATCCTGTGTCTGGTCTTGCTGCTGGGCCTCCCCGGCAACCTCTTCATCATCTGGAGTATCCTGGCGCGTGCCCGCCGCCGCTCCGTCACCACCCTCCTCATCCTCAATCTAGCGGTGGCCGACGGCTCGCTCATGGCGCTCACGCCCTTCTTCGTGATCTACCTGGTCAAGAAGACCTGGGTTTTCGGCAACATCATGTGCAAG ATACTCTTTTACTTGTGCCTGGCCAACATGTACGCCTCCATCCAACTGATCATGCTGATGAGCCTGCACAGGCTGGTGGCCGTGGTGTGGCCTAAGCGCGTCGCTGCACTTGCTGGACGGAAGGCGGTACTGCGCGGGGTGCTGGTACTGTGGACCATGGTGCTGGTCGCGTCCATCCCTGCGTTGCTGTTCAGGGACGTGAAGAACACCGCGCACCCAAACGGGAAGAGCCGCGTAGTGTGCGAGTCGTTGCACAAGCAGCAGAGTCAT GTGGTGCTCCAGTACACGTTGGAAACAGTGCTGGGATTTGTAGTTCCTTACGGGGTGATTATAGGCAGCTACATCTGCATCCTGCGGAGGATCAGGCAGACAAG GTTCAGGAGGAGGATCCGCAGTGAGAATCTCATCCTGGCCATCGTGGTAACCTTCGGTGTCTTCTGGTTGCCCTACCATGTCATCAACATTGTGCAg GTTGCTGCAGCACTTTCTCCAAAGGATTCAGCTCTAAAAGCAAG GCTTGACCCTATTTGGCAGACCAGCCGTGCGGTCACCTCAGCCCTGGCCTTCATCAGCAGCTGTGCCAACCCTGTCCTCTACACTTTTGTTGGCAAGTCCTACATCAGGCGGGACGGGTTTGCCTTCATGGCCCGCTTGTTCGAGGGCACGACGCAGGACTCTGGGACAAGGAAGAGCCGACAGAACAGCCAGAATAgccgagagagagacggggatgCAAAGGAGGTCGGACTGAAGGAAAAGGAGGGAGACCTAGAGTCGACAACCAGCTCCAATGTCATGAGTCCCGTCTGTGTGAAATCTGTTAAGAATGGCAAGCCGGGCCCGATTCCGACTTAG